The following coding sequences lie in one Fusarium poae strain DAOMC 252244 chromosome 1, whole genome shotgun sequence genomic window:
- a CDS encoding hypothetical protein (TransMembrane:4 (o6-32i93-121o127-151i163-188o)~BUSCO:50082at5125), with protein sequence MGFGRFIHYVGAFFLLAATVMLVVVSITAPVVDHIALLKVRYGGDGVNYGTFGYCQMRSTGSNTCSKARIGYDPTDAFNGLDLSEIGSGTAKALTYVMVLHPIGAGLCFISFLLALGAGIFGSLMSTLISIAAFLVTIIALACDFAGLSIIRRRINRDTSATASWSVGIWLVLAAAILCLIGTIAVFITCCSGRRRKSREQKKMAAYSSSPTRY encoded by the exons ATGGGCTTCGGAAGATTCATCCACTATGTTGGtgccttctttcttttggCAGCAACAGTGATGCTCGTCGTCGTGAGCATCACAGCTCCTGTGGTTGACCACATTGCCCTCCTCAAGGTCCGATATGGGGGAGATGGTGTCAATTATGGTACATTTGGTTATTGTCAAATGCGAAGCACCGGCAG TAATACTTGCTCAAAGGCTCGCATCGGCTATGATCCTACCGACGCTTTCAACGGCCTCGATCTGTCCGAAATTGGCTCTGGCACTGCAAAGGCCTTGACCTATGTCATGGTTCTGCACCCCATCGGTGCTGGACTTTGCTTCATTTCTTTCCTTTTGGCTCTTGGCGCTGGCATCTTTGGCTCGCTCATGTCGACTCTCATTTCCATCGCCGCCTTCCTTGTCACCATCATCGCCTTGGCTTGTGACTTTGCTGGCCTCTCCATCATCCGACGACGAATCAACCGCGACACCTCTGCCACTGCTAGCTGGTCTGTCGGCATCTGGCTTGTCCTTGCCGCCGCTATTCTCTGCCTCATCGGCACAATTGCTGTCTTTATCACTTGCTGCTCTGGCCGTCGCCGCAAGAGCCGCgagcagaagaagatggctgCTTACAGCTCTTCTCCCACTCGTTACTAA